In Nicotiana tabacum cultivar K326 chromosome 2, ASM71507v2, whole genome shotgun sequence, the following proteins share a genomic window:
- the LOC142166794 gene encoding uncharacterized protein LOC142166794, translated as MNGHRTGDCQYLHEEVATLLKNGHLREFLSDQAKNNYGHNLDNTEPSKAGEDLPRLMINMIFGGNGINGVTFLTAKKTKVSVTHSKRPREVAEDDITFTEEEADRLLLPYKDALVISLNVLDFKIKCVLVDPESSASIIQWRVLE; from the coding sequence ATGAACGGTCACCGGACTGGGGACTGCCAGTATCTGCATGAAGAGGTGGCGACACTGctgaaaaatggccatctcagGGAATTCTTAAGTGATCAGGCCAAAAATAATTACGGTCACAATCTTGACAACACGGAGCCCtcaaaagcaggagaagatcTCCCGCGCCTgatgatcaacatgattttcgggggGAACGGGATTAACGGGGTTACCTTCTTGACAGCAAAAAAGACAAAGGTATCAGTAACCCACAGCAAGAGACCACGGGAAGTCGCTGAAGACgacatcactttcacggaggaagaagcagataGATTGTTGCTACCATACAAagacgcattggtaatttctttaaatgtattagattttaaaatcaaatgtGTTCTGGTGGATCCAGAGAGTTCGGCCAGTATTATCCAATGGAGGGTATTAGAGTAA